In one window of Calypte anna isolate BGI_N300 chromosome 1, bCalAnn1_v1.p, whole genome shotgun sequence DNA:
- the C1H12orf4 gene encoding protein C12orf4 homolog isoform X6: protein MGDKASSGPEESQQQFNQCVSHYFSDEIKVQPSQLRESVEGNGRIYEEQRLLEESFTIHLGAQLKTMHNLRLLRADMLDFCKHKRNHRSGVKLHRLQTAMSLYSTSLCGMVLLVDNRISSYSGIKRDFATVCQECTDFHFPGIQEQLEIVQKVVLKARAQRSKNKSSGNEDKLKNIERNQSNILPGEFYITRHSNLSEIHVAFHLCVDDNVRSGNITARDPAIMGLRNILKVCCTHDITTISIPLLLVHDMSEEMTIPWCLKRAELVFKCVKGFMMEMASWDGGISRTVQFLVPQTISEEMFYQLSNMLPQIFRVSSTLTLTSKH from the exons ATGGGTGATAAAGCTTCATCAGGACCTGAAGAATCCCAACAACAGTTCAATCAG TGTGTTTCTCATTATTTTAGTGATGAAATTAAGGTTCAGCCCAGCCAACTAAGAGAATCTGtagaaggaaatggaagaatTTATGAGGAGCAAAGGCTGTTAGAAGAAAGTTTCACCATTCACTTGG GAGCTCAGTTGAAGACCATGCATAACTTAAGATTGTTGAGAGCTGATATGCTGGATTTCTGTAAACATAAGCGCAACCATCGAAGTGGAGTAAAACTTCACAGGCTTCAAACTGCAATGTCCCTATATTCAACTTCTCTCTGTGGCATGGTGTTGTTGGTAGATAACCGTATCAGTTCATACAGTGGCATCAAAAGAG aTTTTGCAACTGTGTGCCAGGAATGCACGgatttccattttcctggaaTTCAGGAACAGCTTGAAATTGTCCAGAAGGTTGTACTGAAAGCCAGAGCACAGCGTAGCA aaaacaaaagtagTGGAAATGAAGATAAACTAAAGAATATTGAACGAAACCAGTCAAATATTTTACCAG gAGAATTCTACATCACACGGCATTCAAATCTCTCTGAAATTCATGTTGCCTTTCACCTTTGTGTGGATGATAATGTAAGATCTGGTAACATAACAGCTCGGGATCCTGCAATCATGGGGCTCAGAAACATTCTCAAAGTTTGCTGCACACATGACATTACTACCATTAGCATTCCTCTCCTGCTGGTGCACGATATGTCAGAA GAAATGACCATTCCATGGTGCTTGAAGAGGGCAGAGCTTGTGTTCAAGTGTGTCAAAG GTTTCATGATGGAAATGGCCTCATGGGATGGAGGAATTTCTCGGACTGTACAGTTCTTGGTGCCACAG acaaTTTCCGAGGAAATGTTTTACCAGCTGAGTAATATGCTGCCACAAATCTTCAGAGTATCCTCTACATTGACTCTGACATCTAAGCACTGA
- the C1H12orf4 gene encoding protein C12orf4 homolog isoform X1, producing the protein MKPQKGKTCTRERDFVYTFRAGNQHLVLTVPLSFPVQENVNHLHGRLMLLHNLPCFIEDDLKQSLNKFIEEETIKDYDREAEMALEAVKSGKVDINQLADTWAKAYKETMLEYAKPEETSWDEDFADVYHDLIHSPASEMLLNLEHNYFVSISELISERDVELKKLRERQGAEMDKVMQELGKSLTDQDVNSLAAQHFESQQVLENKWTNELKQSTAIQKQEYQEWVIKLHQDLKNPNNSSISDEIKVQPSQLRESVEGNGRIYEEQRLLEESFTIHLGAQLKTMHNLRLLRADMLDFCKHKRNHRSGVKLHRLQTAMSLYSTSLCGMVLLVDNRISSYSGIKRDFATVCQECTDFHFPGIQEQLEIVQKVVLKARAQRSKNKSSGNEDKLKNIERNQSNILPGEFYITRHSNLSEIHVAFHLCVDDNVRSGNITARDPAIMGLRNILKVCCTHDITTISIPLLLVHDMSEEMTIPWCLKRAELVFKCVKGFMMEMASWDGGISRTVQFLVPQTISEEMFYQLSNMLPQIFRVSSTLTLTSKH; encoded by the exons ATGAAGCCTCAGAAAGGAAAGACCTGCACTAGGGAGAGAGACTTTGTGTACACATTCCGTGCTGGAAATCAACATTTAGTGCTTACTGTGCCTCTTAGTTTCCCTGTGCAAGAGAATGTTAATCATTTGCATGGACGTCTAATGCTGCTGCACAATCTGCCATGCTTTATAGAAGATG ACCTGAAGCAATCTCTTAATAAGTTCATAGAAGAGGAAACTATAAAAGATTATGACAGAGAAGCTGAAATGGCTTTGGAAGCAGTGAAATCAGGAAAAGTTGACATAAACCAGCTGGCAGATACTTGGGCTAAAGCTTATAAAGAG ACAATGTTAGAATATGCAAAGCCTGAGGAAACCAGCTGGGATGAAGATTTTGCTGATGTTTATCATGACCTGATACATTCTCCAGCTTCTGAAATGCTGTTAAACCTGGAACACAATTACTTTGTTAGTATCTCGGAATTAATAAGTGAAAGAGACgtggaattaaaaaaactaCGTGAAAG ACAAGGAGCAGAAATGGATAAGGTGATGCAGGAACTAGGGAAATCACTAACAGACCAAGATGTAAATTCATTAGCAGCTCAGCATTTTGAATCCCAGCAG GTTTTGGAGAACAAATGGACCAATGAATTAAAACAGTCTACTGCTATCCAGAAGCAGGAATATCAGGAATGGGTGATAAAGCTTCATCAGGACCTGAAGAATCCCAACAACAGTTCAATCAG TGATGAAATTAAGGTTCAGCCCAGCCAACTAAGAGAATCTGtagaaggaaatggaagaatTTATGAGGAGCAAAGGCTGTTAGAAGAAAGTTTCACCATTCACTTGG GAGCTCAGTTGAAGACCATGCATAACTTAAGATTGTTGAGAGCTGATATGCTGGATTTCTGTAAACATAAGCGCAACCATCGAAGTGGAGTAAAACTTCACAGGCTTCAAACTGCAATGTCCCTATATTCAACTTCTCTCTGTGGCATGGTGTTGTTGGTAGATAACCGTATCAGTTCATACAGTGGCATCAAAAGAG aTTTTGCAACTGTGTGCCAGGAATGCACGgatttccattttcctggaaTTCAGGAACAGCTTGAAATTGTCCAGAAGGTTGTACTGAAAGCCAGAGCACAGCGTAGCA aaaacaaaagtagTGGAAATGAAGATAAACTAAAGAATATTGAACGAAACCAGTCAAATATTTTACCAG gAGAATTCTACATCACACGGCATTCAAATCTCTCTGAAATTCATGTTGCCTTTCACCTTTGTGTGGATGATAATGTAAGATCTGGTAACATAACAGCTCGGGATCCTGCAATCATGGGGCTCAGAAACATTCTCAAAGTTTGCTGCACACATGACATTACTACCATTAGCATTCCTCTCCTGCTGGTGCACGATATGTCAGAA GAAATGACCATTCCATGGTGCTTGAAGAGGGCAGAGCTTGTGTTCAAGTGTGTCAAAG GTTTCATGATGGAAATGGCCTCATGGGATGGAGGAATTTCTCGGACTGTACAGTTCTTGGTGCCACAG acaaTTTCCGAGGAAATGTTTTACCAGCTGAGTAATATGCTGCCACAAATCTTCAGAGTATCCTCTACATTGACTCTGACATCTAAGCACTGA
- the C1H12orf4 gene encoding protein C12orf4 homolog isoform X4, whose translation MLEYAKPEETSWDEDFADVYHDLIHSPASEMLLNLEHNYFVSISELISERDVELKKLRERQGAEMDKVMQELGKSLTDQDVNSLAAQHFESQQVLENKWTNELKQSTAIQKQEYQEWVIKLHQDLKNPNNSSISDEIKVQPSQLRESVEGNGRIYEEQRLLEESFTIHLGAQLKTMHNLRLLRADMLDFCKHKRNHRSGVKLHRLQTAMSLYSTSLCGMVLLVDNRISSYSGIKRDFATVCQECTDFHFPGIQEQLEIVQKVVLKARAQRSKNKSSGNEDKLKNIERNQSNILPGEFYITRHSNLSEIHVAFHLCVDDNVRSGNITARDPAIMGLRNILKVCCTHDITTISIPLLLVHDMSEEMTIPWCLKRAELVFKCVKGFMMEMASWDGGISRTVQFLVPQTISEEMFYQLSNMLPQIFRVSSTLTLTSKH comes from the exons ATGTTAGAATATGCAAAGCCTGAGGAAACCAGCTGGGATGAAGATTTTGCTGATGTTTATCATGACCTGATACATTCTCCAGCTTCTGAAATGCTGTTAAACCTGGAACACAATTACTTTGTTAGTATCTCGGAATTAATAAGTGAAAGAGACgtggaattaaaaaaactaCGTGAAAG ACAAGGAGCAGAAATGGATAAGGTGATGCAGGAACTAGGGAAATCACTAACAGACCAAGATGTAAATTCATTAGCAGCTCAGCATTTTGAATCCCAGCAG GTTTTGGAGAACAAATGGACCAATGAATTAAAACAGTCTACTGCTATCCAGAAGCAGGAATATCAGGAATGGGTGATAAAGCTTCATCAGGACCTGAAGAATCCCAACAACAGTTCAATCAG TGATGAAATTAAGGTTCAGCCCAGCCAACTAAGAGAATCTGtagaaggaaatggaagaatTTATGAGGAGCAAAGGCTGTTAGAAGAAAGTTTCACCATTCACTTGG GAGCTCAGTTGAAGACCATGCATAACTTAAGATTGTTGAGAGCTGATATGCTGGATTTCTGTAAACATAAGCGCAACCATCGAAGTGGAGTAAAACTTCACAGGCTTCAAACTGCAATGTCCCTATATTCAACTTCTCTCTGTGGCATGGTGTTGTTGGTAGATAACCGTATCAGTTCATACAGTGGCATCAAAAGAG aTTTTGCAACTGTGTGCCAGGAATGCACGgatttccattttcctggaaTTCAGGAACAGCTTGAAATTGTCCAGAAGGTTGTACTGAAAGCCAGAGCACAGCGTAGCA aaaacaaaagtagTGGAAATGAAGATAAACTAAAGAATATTGAACGAAACCAGTCAAATATTTTACCAG gAGAATTCTACATCACACGGCATTCAAATCTCTCTGAAATTCATGTTGCCTTTCACCTTTGTGTGGATGATAATGTAAGATCTGGTAACATAACAGCTCGGGATCCTGCAATCATGGGGCTCAGAAACATTCTCAAAGTTTGCTGCACACATGACATTACTACCATTAGCATTCCTCTCCTGCTGGTGCACGATATGTCAGAA GAAATGACCATTCCATGGTGCTTGAAGAGGGCAGAGCTTGTGTTCAAGTGTGTCAAAG GTTTCATGATGGAAATGGCCTCATGGGATGGAGGAATTTCTCGGACTGTACAGTTCTTGGTGCCACAG acaaTTTCCGAGGAAATGTTTTACCAGCTGAGTAATATGCTGCCACAAATCTTCAGAGTATCCTCTACATTGACTCTGACATCTAAGCACTGA
- the RAD51AP1 gene encoding RAD51-associated protein 1, whose product MARALRRNKKIVDYSQFGDLEDDDEDFALIAAPSSKKSRTQLKDPKKDKKDKQKKPHKELTPSQKQTPSKRLSLDDKLYQRDLEVALALSVKEKPANILEVQSSEEKGKTNESEDVHGRPLFSNCSVDSEVLGLNHVMDGDVPKGDCRQRTAESKAPSHPKKLLTVDSDDGEHDSETTDSETEAVHSEESEEDSNYSEGDDEDFAMKKKKAKVKNKKTKQKMPSEREKKTPKPKINTTASPVASPSRITEQKSEPIPKVMSSSSEPVGRPLHTSSPVTDKKPKWIPPAASGSSNNSMKYASVKSPTQCLRLGLSRLARVKPLHPSATSS is encoded by the exons ATGGCGCGGGCGCTGAGGAG GAACAAGAAAATTGTTGATTATTCACAGTTTGGGGATTTGGAAGATGATG ATGAAGACTTTGCATTGATAGCTGCACCTTCAAGCAAAAAATCCAGAACACAGCTGAAGGACCCaaagaaggataaaaaagacaagcaaaaaaagccacataaaGAATTGACTCCATCACAAAAGCAGACACCTAGTAAAAG gctatCCTTGGATGACAAACTTTATCAAAGAGATCTGGAAGTTGCCTTAGCCTTATCTGTCAAAGAAAAACCTGCAAATATCCTTGAGGTGCAAAGTTCAGAAGAGAAAG GTAAGACTAATGAATCAGAAGATGTACATGGGAGACCCCTTTTTTCAAACTGCAGTGTAGACAGTGAAGTTCTAG GTCTCAACCACGTTATGGATGGTGATGTACCCAAGGGTGACTGTAGGCAAAGAACAGCAGAATCTAAAGCTCCATCACATCCAAAGAAGTTACTGACTGTTGACAGTGATGATGGAGAGCATGACTCTGAGACTACTGACTCTGAGACAGAGGCTGTACATA GTGAGGAGTCAGAAGAAGATTCAAATTACAGTGAAGGTGATGATGAAGACTTTgctatgaaaaagaagaaagccaaagtaaagaacaagaaaaccaaacaaaagatgccatctgaaagagaaaagaagactcCCAAACCCAAGATTAATACTACAG CATCACCTGTAGCTTCTCCTTCACGGATAACAGAGCAAAAATCTGAACCAATACCAAAAGTGATGTCCAGTTCTTCAGAACCAGTTGGGAGGCCTTTACATACGTCGAGTCCTGTAACAGACAAGAAGCCTAAATGGATACCACCAG ctgcATCAGGAAGCAGTAATAACTCTATGAAATATGCTTCAGTTAAGTCACCTACTCAGTGTCTTCGACTTGGCCTCTCCAGACTAGCAAGAGTCAAACCATTGCATCCCAGTGCTACCAGCAGTTAA
- the C1H12orf4 gene encoding protein C12orf4 homolog isoform X5 — MDKVMQELGKSLTDQDVNSLAAQHFESQQVLENKWTNELKQSTAIQKQEYQEWVIKLHQDLKNPNNSSISDEIKVQPSQLRESVEGNGRIYEEQRLLEESFTIHLGAQLKTMHNLRLLRADMLDFCKHKRNHRSGVKLHRLQTAMSLYSTSLCGMVLLVDNRISSYSGIKRDFATVCQECTDFHFPGIQEQLEIVQKVVLKARAQRSKNKSSGNEDKLKNIERNQSNILPGEFYITRHSNLSEIHVAFHLCVDDNVRSGNITARDPAIMGLRNILKVCCTHDITTISIPLLLVHDMSEEMTIPWCLKRAELVFKCVKGFMMEMASWDGGISRTVQFLVPQTISEEMFYQLSNMLPQIFRVSSTLTLTSKH, encoded by the exons ATGGATAAGGTGATGCAGGAACTAGGGAAATCACTAACAGACCAAGATGTAAATTCATTAGCAGCTCAGCATTTTGAATCCCAGCAG GTTTTGGAGAACAAATGGACCAATGAATTAAAACAGTCTACTGCTATCCAGAAGCAGGAATATCAGGAATGGGTGATAAAGCTTCATCAGGACCTGAAGAATCCCAACAACAGTTCAATCAG TGATGAAATTAAGGTTCAGCCCAGCCAACTAAGAGAATCTGtagaaggaaatggaagaatTTATGAGGAGCAAAGGCTGTTAGAAGAAAGTTTCACCATTCACTTGG GAGCTCAGTTGAAGACCATGCATAACTTAAGATTGTTGAGAGCTGATATGCTGGATTTCTGTAAACATAAGCGCAACCATCGAAGTGGAGTAAAACTTCACAGGCTTCAAACTGCAATGTCCCTATATTCAACTTCTCTCTGTGGCATGGTGTTGTTGGTAGATAACCGTATCAGTTCATACAGTGGCATCAAAAGAG aTTTTGCAACTGTGTGCCAGGAATGCACGgatttccattttcctggaaTTCAGGAACAGCTTGAAATTGTCCAGAAGGTTGTACTGAAAGCCAGAGCACAGCGTAGCA aaaacaaaagtagTGGAAATGAAGATAAACTAAAGAATATTGAACGAAACCAGTCAAATATTTTACCAG gAGAATTCTACATCACACGGCATTCAAATCTCTCTGAAATTCATGTTGCCTTTCACCTTTGTGTGGATGATAATGTAAGATCTGGTAACATAACAGCTCGGGATCCTGCAATCATGGGGCTCAGAAACATTCTCAAAGTTTGCTGCACACATGACATTACTACCATTAGCATTCCTCTCCTGCTGGTGCACGATATGTCAGAA GAAATGACCATTCCATGGTGCTTGAAGAGGGCAGAGCTTGTGTTCAAGTGTGTCAAAG GTTTCATGATGGAAATGGCCTCATGGGATGGAGGAATTTCTCGGACTGTACAGTTCTTGGTGCCACAG acaaTTTCCGAGGAAATGTTTTACCAGCTGAGTAATATGCTGCCACAAATCTTCAGAGTATCCTCTACATTGACTCTGACATCTAAGCACTGA
- the C1H12orf4 gene encoding protein C12orf4 homolog isoform X2 — MALEAVKSGKVDINQLADTWAKAYKETMLEYAKPEETSWDEDFADVYHDLIHSPASEMLLNLEHNYFVSISELISERDVELKKLRERQGAEMDKVMQELGKSLTDQDVNSLAAQHFESQQVLENKWTNELKQSTAIQKQEYQEWVIKLHQDLKNPNNSSISDEIKVQPSQLRESVEGNGRIYEEQRLLEESFTIHLGAQLKTMHNLRLLRADMLDFCKHKRNHRSGVKLHRLQTAMSLYSTSLCGMVLLVDNRISSYSGIKRDFATVCQECTDFHFPGIQEQLEIVQKVVLKARAQRSKNKSSGNEDKLKNIERNQSNILPGEFYITRHSNLSEIHVAFHLCVDDNVRSGNITARDPAIMGLRNILKVCCTHDITTISIPLLLVHDMSEEMTIPWCLKRAELVFKCVKGFMMEMASWDGGISRTVQFLVPQTISEEMFYQLSNMLPQIFRVSSTLTLTSKH; from the exons ATGGCTTTGGAAGCAGTGAAATCAGGAAAAGTTGACATAAACCAGCTGGCAGATACTTGGGCTAAAGCTTATAAAGAG ACAATGTTAGAATATGCAAAGCCTGAGGAAACCAGCTGGGATGAAGATTTTGCTGATGTTTATCATGACCTGATACATTCTCCAGCTTCTGAAATGCTGTTAAACCTGGAACACAATTACTTTGTTAGTATCTCGGAATTAATAAGTGAAAGAGACgtggaattaaaaaaactaCGTGAAAG ACAAGGAGCAGAAATGGATAAGGTGATGCAGGAACTAGGGAAATCACTAACAGACCAAGATGTAAATTCATTAGCAGCTCAGCATTTTGAATCCCAGCAG GTTTTGGAGAACAAATGGACCAATGAATTAAAACAGTCTACTGCTATCCAGAAGCAGGAATATCAGGAATGGGTGATAAAGCTTCATCAGGACCTGAAGAATCCCAACAACAGTTCAATCAG TGATGAAATTAAGGTTCAGCCCAGCCAACTAAGAGAATCTGtagaaggaaatggaagaatTTATGAGGAGCAAAGGCTGTTAGAAGAAAGTTTCACCATTCACTTGG GAGCTCAGTTGAAGACCATGCATAACTTAAGATTGTTGAGAGCTGATATGCTGGATTTCTGTAAACATAAGCGCAACCATCGAAGTGGAGTAAAACTTCACAGGCTTCAAACTGCAATGTCCCTATATTCAACTTCTCTCTGTGGCATGGTGTTGTTGGTAGATAACCGTATCAGTTCATACAGTGGCATCAAAAGAG aTTTTGCAACTGTGTGCCAGGAATGCACGgatttccattttcctggaaTTCAGGAACAGCTTGAAATTGTCCAGAAGGTTGTACTGAAAGCCAGAGCACAGCGTAGCA aaaacaaaagtagTGGAAATGAAGATAAACTAAAGAATATTGAACGAAACCAGTCAAATATTTTACCAG gAGAATTCTACATCACACGGCATTCAAATCTCTCTGAAATTCATGTTGCCTTTCACCTTTGTGTGGATGATAATGTAAGATCTGGTAACATAACAGCTCGGGATCCTGCAATCATGGGGCTCAGAAACATTCTCAAAGTTTGCTGCACACATGACATTACTACCATTAGCATTCCTCTCCTGCTGGTGCACGATATGTCAGAA GAAATGACCATTCCATGGTGCTTGAAGAGGGCAGAGCTTGTGTTCAAGTGTGTCAAAG GTTTCATGATGGAAATGGCCTCATGGGATGGAGGAATTTCTCGGACTGTACAGTTCTTGGTGCCACAG acaaTTTCCGAGGAAATGTTTTACCAGCTGAGTAATATGCTGCCACAAATCTTCAGAGTATCCTCTACATTGACTCTGACATCTAAGCACTGA
- the C1H12orf4 gene encoding protein C12orf4 homolog isoform X3, with the protein MTMLEYAKPEETSWDEDFADVYHDLIHSPASEMLLNLEHNYFVSISELISERDVELKKLRERQGAEMDKVMQELGKSLTDQDVNSLAAQHFESQQVLENKWTNELKQSTAIQKQEYQEWVIKLHQDLKNPNNSSISDEIKVQPSQLRESVEGNGRIYEEQRLLEESFTIHLGAQLKTMHNLRLLRADMLDFCKHKRNHRSGVKLHRLQTAMSLYSTSLCGMVLLVDNRISSYSGIKRDFATVCQECTDFHFPGIQEQLEIVQKVVLKARAQRSKNKSSGNEDKLKNIERNQSNILPGEFYITRHSNLSEIHVAFHLCVDDNVRSGNITARDPAIMGLRNILKVCCTHDITTISIPLLLVHDMSEEMTIPWCLKRAELVFKCVKGFMMEMASWDGGISRTVQFLVPQTISEEMFYQLSNMLPQIFRVSSTLTLTSKH; encoded by the exons ATG ACAATGTTAGAATATGCAAAGCCTGAGGAAACCAGCTGGGATGAAGATTTTGCTGATGTTTATCATGACCTGATACATTCTCCAGCTTCTGAAATGCTGTTAAACCTGGAACACAATTACTTTGTTAGTATCTCGGAATTAATAAGTGAAAGAGACgtggaattaaaaaaactaCGTGAAAG ACAAGGAGCAGAAATGGATAAGGTGATGCAGGAACTAGGGAAATCACTAACAGACCAAGATGTAAATTCATTAGCAGCTCAGCATTTTGAATCCCAGCAG GTTTTGGAGAACAAATGGACCAATGAATTAAAACAGTCTACTGCTATCCAGAAGCAGGAATATCAGGAATGGGTGATAAAGCTTCATCAGGACCTGAAGAATCCCAACAACAGTTCAATCAG TGATGAAATTAAGGTTCAGCCCAGCCAACTAAGAGAATCTGtagaaggaaatggaagaatTTATGAGGAGCAAAGGCTGTTAGAAGAAAGTTTCACCATTCACTTGG GAGCTCAGTTGAAGACCATGCATAACTTAAGATTGTTGAGAGCTGATATGCTGGATTTCTGTAAACATAAGCGCAACCATCGAAGTGGAGTAAAACTTCACAGGCTTCAAACTGCAATGTCCCTATATTCAACTTCTCTCTGTGGCATGGTGTTGTTGGTAGATAACCGTATCAGTTCATACAGTGGCATCAAAAGAG aTTTTGCAACTGTGTGCCAGGAATGCACGgatttccattttcctggaaTTCAGGAACAGCTTGAAATTGTCCAGAAGGTTGTACTGAAAGCCAGAGCACAGCGTAGCA aaaacaaaagtagTGGAAATGAAGATAAACTAAAGAATATTGAACGAAACCAGTCAAATATTTTACCAG gAGAATTCTACATCACACGGCATTCAAATCTCTCTGAAATTCATGTTGCCTTTCACCTTTGTGTGGATGATAATGTAAGATCTGGTAACATAACAGCTCGGGATCCTGCAATCATGGGGCTCAGAAACATTCTCAAAGTTTGCTGCACACATGACATTACTACCATTAGCATTCCTCTCCTGCTGGTGCACGATATGTCAGAA GAAATGACCATTCCATGGTGCTTGAAGAGGGCAGAGCTTGTGTTCAAGTGTGTCAAAG GTTTCATGATGGAAATGGCCTCATGGGATGGAGGAATTTCTCGGACTGTACAGTTCTTGGTGCCACAG acaaTTTCCGAGGAAATGTTTTACCAGCTGAGTAATATGCTGCCACAAATCTTCAGAGTATCCTCTACATTGACTCTGACATCTAAGCACTGA